ACACCCGCACGCTCGACGAGCCCAGCTCCCGCAGTGCCGCTGCCCCGGCGACGGTGATCGCCCGGCCGTAGCCACGGCCGCGGTGGTCCGCGTGGACTCCCATCGGCTCGACCAGTCCCGGTTTCCCGGGGCCGGCCGACCAGACCGTCACCACCGCTGTGGGGTTGCCCTGGTCGTCGTAAGCGCCCAGGCAACGGGCTTCGGCGTAGAACGGTGCCGCGGACATCTCGCGCCGGTACTCGCGGGTGGGCCGCGTGGTGTTGAACGCGGACCGCAGGACGTCCGCGAAGTCCTGCGCCTGCTCCAGGCCGACCGCCCTGATCGACACGCCGGAGTCGTCCTCCACCGCTTCGGCGAGGTCGCGGAAGAGCGGCGTCCACGGCTCGTCGACACCCCAGCCCTCCTCGTCCAGCAGGTCGTGAAGCAGCAGGCCCCGCGGCGCCTCGACGGCCACGGTCCCTTCCGGCAGCACGCCGCGCTCAGGCAGGGAGAGGTCCTTGACGAGCCGCCTCGCCAAGTCCTCGTCCCGGAAAGCGTCGGGAGCGACCGTCATCCGCACCAACGTCGGCGAATCCAGCATCCCGACGGCGAGGATCCGTCCGTCCCGCCTCCAGGTCCGCACCACCGCCGCCGTCTCGGCCGTTCCGAACCGGTGGTTCCAGCCGATGTCCCCGGGATGCAACTGCATCGGCGCGTCGTCGTGCTGCCACTCCCGCAGCGCCGCAATGGCGTCGCCCACTTGGCCGGCGGTCGGCGTACTCAGCACCATCGTCATGACGGGGATCAGACCCAACGGCCAGTCGGCGTGCAACCGATTAACTGATCGACCGCTTCTGACGGCTGCTTCAACTGGCCGGTCCGCAGCAGGTGATGAGCGTGCGGCGAGGGCGGCGGATGCAAGGAGCTCATCCGCCGCCCCGGCCGCGGAACACAGCAGGGCGCGAGGCGCCCGCGTACCGCCGTGCAGGGGCTCAGGACTGCACGGCGAGCTGGAAGGCCTGGGCGGCCGAACCGTCGCAGGTCCGCTGGGTGAGCTGGACGCTGTTCGTCGCCGCCCCGGCAGCCGTCAGACACTTGCCGCTGTGCCGGGCGACGAAGTGATAGCGCCCGCTCGTCTCCCGTACCGGCTGCCACTGCTGATTCGTGCCGCCGGAGTAGGCCCACAGCTGCAAGGGTGCGTTGTCCGCCGTCGAGCGGTCGGTCACATCGATCACCTGCGCGGGATTGTTGCGGGCGGTGATCTGTAGGTATCCGCTGTCGGTGCTCCGGAACCGGTACTGCTGCGCAGCCGTGCCGTTGCAGGCGTACTGCTGGATCGCCGTCCCGTTCGCCGTGGCCGCCGAACGGGCGTCCACACATGTGTCGTTGCCGCCGTTCCGCAGGGCGTACCAGGCGGTCTCGGAGATCGGGTCGTCCGTCGGTGGGATCGTGGAGCCGCCCCCGCCCAGCCACTTGAGCCCGTCCAGCAGGAACCGGTTCTGGGTCGTGCTCGCGAACGTCGACGACAGTCGCGTGTTGGTCTGGTAGTTCATCGCGTTGTGGCCGAAGTTGGCGTACAGCATCCTGTACTTCGTGTTGGTCCACAGGATCGGGTAATAGCCGCTGTACCAGGACTGGTTGGGGTCCGTGCCGACCGGGAAGCTGCTCGGGTCGATCGACGCCAGGATCCTGATGTCCGGGTTCTGCCGCAGATCCCTGGACCAGCTGTACCACTCGCTCACCGACGAGGTGAAGGTGGCCGGAAGATTCACGGTGGCCGGGCTCGTGCGGTCCTCCACCTTCAGGGTCACCGCGGTCGGGCCCCAGGTGTTGGACGCGAAGTCGCCCGAGCCGAGGAACGTGTTGTGGTACCAGGACCAGCCGGCCGCGTCGGTCGTGAACGCCGAGACGTGGAAGCCCATGAAGCCGCCCCCGCCCCTCATGTACGTCTCGAATCCGGCGCGTTGGGCGGATGTCTGGGGCAGATCATCGAGGAACAGGACGACTTGGTAGGCGTTGACCCCGCCGTTGGCGAGCAGGTCCCAGTTGGTGCTGGCCGTGTAGGTGAAGCCGTTGGCGGCCGCCTGCTGCGGGAACCAGACGTTGGCCTCCTTGTCGAAGTCGATGTGCGCCGCGTCGTAGGTACCGCTGTACAGGGCGAGGACCTTGAACGGGGTCGCGGCGGTGCTCGCCTGTGCGAGGGGCGGTACGGTCGCGAGGCCCATCAGGGTGGCCAGCAGGAGCAGGACCCGCAGGAGCGCGCGGGTGGAGCCGGATCTGACGGTCTTCATGGTCTGGTCGATCCTTTCCGTGTGGTCCGCGGAGCGCGGGCGTCAGCCGGTGTACCGGGCGAAGATGCTGGTGAACTGCCAGTTGCTCTGGCTCACGCCCGAGCAGGTGTCGTCGTTCGGGTAGGCACCCGGGCAGGGGCGGTCACGGTTCGCGGACCAGAACGTCAACCGCGCCAGATGATGGGTCTGCGCGTAGCCGAGGATGGTCTGGAAGTCGGCGGTGGTGACGGTCTCGTTGTCGTCGGTGATGCCGTTCATCGACGAGATGCCCATGTCCCGGTAGGCCGCGTCGTCGCTGTAGCCGTACGCGTTCTTCAGCGCGGTCTTCAGCCCCTCGGCCGCCCGCTGGGTCAGCGTGCCCATGTTCTGGCCCGCGCCGCCGAAGTCGAACGGCATGATCGTCCAGGCGTCCACGGTCAGCCCGGATGACGCGGCCCGGTTGATCAGGCTCGTGTCGGGACCGCTTTGTCCGGTGCCGATCGTGACGTACACCTTGATGCCCGGGTTGCTGGCCTTGACGGTCTTGAGCGCGTCCACGGTCCGCTGCTGCACGGTGCCGTTGCTGTACGCGGCGGCCTCCAGGTCGATGTCTATCGCCTTCAGCGAGTAGGCGTTGATGACCTTCTGGTACGCCGCCGCCAGCTCGCCGGCGCTGGAGCAGGAGCTCTCCAGTTTGTTGCCGCTGTAGCCGCCGAAGGACGGGACGACATCGCCGCCGCCCGCGCGCACGGTGGTGATGGTCTGCTGGTCGACCCCGCCGGTCAGCGCCCGGCCGCCGTCCCACTGCGGGTTGCAGTAGCCGTTGCTCAGGACGAACGCCAGCGTGAACCACTTCACGCCGGTCGCGTTCATGACAATCGTGGGGCTGGGTGGATTTCCCCAGCCGTTGTAGAGGTACGGCGCCACGGCCATCGCTGCGGCGCCGGGCGGAGTCGTGCCACCACCGGCGGCGGGCGCGTTCCACTTCTGGTTGGCGGCGCCGGTGCAGGTCCAGAGCTGGGCGCGGGCGCCGTTGGCGGAGGAGTTGCCGGTGACGTCCAGACACTTGTCGGCGGCCGGGTTGACGATGTCGCGCGCGGCGCTGACGGTCCACTGCTGGTTGGCGCCGCCACCGCACGTCCAGAGCTGGAGCTGGGCGCCGTTGGCCGTCGAACTGCCGGTGACGTCAAGGCATTTGCCGAGGGCCCGGACGGTGCCGTCGGAACCGACCGTCCACTGCTGGGCGGCGGTGCCGTTGCAGTCGTAGAGCTGTACGGCCGTGCCGTCGGCCGAACTCGCGCCGGCCACGTCGAGGCACTTGCCGGCCAGGCCGGTGATCGTGCCGGTGGCGGCTGAGGCGGAGGGGGCTGCGAGGGTGCCTGCGGCGGTGAGGCCGAGGGAGAGAGCGAGAGCGCAGCGCAGGGCGAGGCGTTGCATGGCGGGGGGCCTTTCGTCCTGGGGTGGGGGGTGGACGCCGCTGGCGTGGGGCGGTGAGAGGTGAACACGCGTGTTCACATATGTGTGCATAGATCGCATGCGTGGAGTGCCTGCTGGCTGGTGAACCTAAAGGTCTACACCAAAGCCGTCAAGAGGTGCGACCGAAGAAGTGCCGCACGGCATCGCTGAGTTGAGAAGTCGTAGCCGGGATCGCGAGAACGTCCTGAGCTGGGGGCGCCGGCCGTGCAACCCTCCGGGTCCGGCGGGAGTCTAGGGAGCCGACGGATCGTTCGCCTGGAGGACACCGTCGGTTCACCTGGCTCCGACAGAGGATCTCTCCATGCCCGTGTCGTCACGCAACCGTCGCGCCTGCCGTGCCGGTGTCGCCGCCCTCGGCGCCGCCGCCCTGATCGGGCTGGCCGCGGCTCCTGCCGCCTTCGGCGACGAGCCCGAGCCCGAACTGGTCGTCGGAGGGCTCACCGCGGTCGACGACGTGAAGCCGGGGGACGGCTTCGACGTGCCGGTGACCGTGGCGAACAAGAGCGTCGGGGCCGCCCCCGAGAAGGTCTGGATCACTTACGACATCACCCGAGGGCTGGAGTTCGAGGAGGTCCCCTCCAACTGTCTGATCCAGCATGTCCGGCCTTACGACGAGATGCCCGAGCGGTGGACGGCGTCCTGCGAGTTCGACCAGGCGCTGGAGTCAGGCGTCGTCTACACCCCCGAGACCGACATGGGCGTCAAGGTGCTGGGCCGCGCGCTCAACGAGCAACTCCGGGTGCGCGTCGCGGACGGCGGACCGGCCTACGAGGACAACGGCACCGATCCGGTGGCGGGACCCGCGCCCGCGGTGAAGCTGGTCGAGGCGCGGAACGCCGGTGAGGGATCCGCGCAGGTGGTCACTGTGCCCGTCACCGCCGTCAACACGGCCGACTACCAGGTGACGGGTGCCGCGTTGCGGGGCGGTGTCGGTGACACGGTGACGATGAAGGCGACGTTCACCAACGCCGGCCCCGCGTGGGTCTGGCCCAGGGAGGGCGACCCCTCCGTCAGCGTCATCGTCACACCTCCCGCCGGTACGTCGGTCGTCAAGCGCGGCCAGTTCTGCCGGGCCGAGGCGGAAAGGTATGTCTGCGGCATGCGGTCGCTCAACGAGGGCAGCCAGGAGACCTACACCTTCGAGTTGAAGATCGACAAGCGGGTGTCGGGCGCCAAGGGCTCGGTGGCCCTGAGCAGCGAGGCGCGGCCGTTCGACCCCGACAAGACCAACGACAAGGCCCCCATCACGCTGGACGTCACCGGCGGGGGGTCCGGTGACTCGACCGGCGGCTCGACGGGCAGCGCGACCGGAGGCTCCGGCACCTCGAGCGGCGGTTCCTCGTCGACCGGCGGCGGGTCGAGTGACTCGACCGGCGGCAGTGGGACGACCACTGGCGGCAGCGGGACGGAGACCGGCGGCACGGCCGGGACGACGACCGGGGGCAACCTGGCGGACACGGGCTCCTCGACACTGCCCCTCGCGGGCGCGGCTGCCGCGGCCGTGGCCCTCGGTGCCGGCACATTCCTCATCGTCCGCCGCCGCCGTACCCAGAACATGAACTGACGCCGGGAGCGAGCGGCGCGCAGTGAAGTCACCGTGGGGACAAGAATTTCCTCACTGTTGCAAAGAGTGCTGAAAGGGCCTCCCGGAAGGGGGCCCCTTTCGTCGCAACAGGCGGCAGGTGCCCCGGAATTCGCTCCACAAACAACACACGTCGCGAGCATGCCTACCGAAAGGCAGGGAACACGCTGGGCCAGGAGGTTGATAAATATGGTTCCCCTGCTGATTGTTCTTCTTCTCGCGCTCATCCTTTTCGGCGCTGGTTTCGCCGTGAAGCTGCTGTGGTGGGTCGCGCTGATCGTGCTCGCGGTGTGGCTGCTCGGCTTCCTCATGCGTTCGACCAACGCGAGCGGCGGACGCGGTCGCTGGTATCGATGGTGACCTGAGGTCGATATCCGAGCCGGAGCAACCAGTGAAGTCGAGCACCAGGGTGACCTGGTGCTCGACTTCATTTGCTTCCTCAATTGCCTTCTGCGCAAGGGGCGTTGGGATGCCGGGACAGGTGTGACGACCTGCCGCGTGCGAGGCGTCCGTCGGCCATTCCCCGCTGGTTCAGCGTTCATCAGGCGCCTCGATCACCCTCACACGCGGCTACTCGCCCTTCCTGAGGGCTCGTTCGGCTGCACGCACCTGGTGCGGGGAGACCGCCCGCGCGTCGCTGTCTCGCTGGCCGTCCCGTCCGAGCCGCTCTTGAGCACCGTCCGGGAGCGGCTCACGGCGCGGGGCCACGACGTGCGGGACGGCCTGCCCGACCAGGAGGGCCGTGCGGTGCTCTACCCCGGGGCCGCCGCTCTCACCGGCGCGCTGACGGTGGCGGAACTGCTCATACGGTCAGCGATCGACCGTGTGGCGGTACTGGGTGCCCCGGGCCCGCCCGCTCCTGGCACGCTGCTGGTGACGCGCGAGCACGTTCGCCCGCAGTGGCGGGACGGCGAGCTGGTGCTGACGGCGATGCAGGCGGCTGGGGGTGCCCTCGTCCCGTTCGAAGTGCCGGAGCCGACCCCGTGCTGCGCGGACCACTGACATCGCCACCCGGGGCATGGGTACTTGAGCGGGCATGACTCTGCCGAAACCGGTGAAGAACGCTCTTGTCGTGGTGTTGGCCTACGCCTGTGTCGTGTTGATCATGCGCTATCGCAGAGACGGCATGGACTGGACACCGGCCCTGTTGATCGGTCTGCTCGTCACGCCGTTGGCGTTACTGATGTCGTGGGGCAGGAACCGGCTCATGGGCAAGGCGGAGCGGGCGGGTCGACGGGCACGGGCGAGGCGTCGAGGGGAGCCGACTCACTGACGCCGGTGCGAGGGTGTTCGGCGCGTGATCTGTCGCAGGGCGTACGGCAGATCACGCGCCGGCGTCAGGGGGTGAAGACCTCCTCAAGGCTGTCGATGGCTCCGTCGGCGCCGAGGTGGTACTGGAAGACGAGGCCGCTGTCGGGGTGTGCTTCCAGCCAGTCGAGGAATTCCTGGACGCCGATGTGCTGGTTCTCGGTGCTGGCCACGATGGGGTTGGTGACGGTGATGTACGCGGCCTGGTCCAGGGGCAGGTAGGTCTCCTTGCCGACGGTCTCGAACGGGGCGCCGTCGGAATCGGGTGTGCCGCAGCCCCAGTTGCCGTGGCGGAAGATCAGGCTCAGGGAGCCGCCCTCGGGCGTGTAGCGGTAGACGGCGATCTCGTCCGGTGAGATGGGCATCTTGTGGTCACAGCCGTCGTCCTCGCCACTGCCGGCGGCAGCGGCCGGTGAGCCCGCGGCCGGTGATGTGGCCGATGCCGGGGGAGCGGTCACCTTGGAGTCGGGCGACGTCGAGACCTTCCCGGCGGGCGCGGCCGTGGCGGGCGCGGTCGCCTCGGTGCCCTTCTCGGCCTTGGCCGGCGAGGCGGTGGCGGCCGTCGCCGTAGGTGCCGCGTCCGGGGAGCTGGAGGAACAGGCGGTGAGCGCAAGGACACCAGCCGCACAGGCGCTCAGAGCGAGCGTCCGGAGCGCGACCTGTCTGCGGCGATGCGTGACCTTCATGATGTCCCCCGAGGGTGGTGACAGCGGCTACCCGTGTAGCCGTGTGAGCTGGAGAGACCATATTCAGCCACGTCGCGGCGCATTTGATCGCCCTGGCGCCGTCCGTTGCGAACCAGTGACCAGACCCGCGCAATATCGGGAGACTGGCTGACCGGGGGAGCGGGCGCCCGTCAGCTGGAAGGTGTCAGGACTGAAGCGGAGCTTCCGGGGCGCGGCGGATGCGTCGCACACCGAAAGCGGCTCCCGAGGCTCCGCCCACCACGGCGGCCACGCCTGCCATGACATCGCTCCCTGAGAAACCGGCCACGATCAGGGCGGCCGCCAGGGCACCGAGCAGCAGATACATGAGGATGATGAATCCCGCGGCCAGGTGACGGTCCCGCAGCGGCGGTATGCCGCCGTTCATCCGCGTGCTCCACGCATCGGGTCCGCGAGGAATACGGCACCGGCACGAAGCCGGCCAGTGGCGCGGCTTTCTGGGGCGTGCGACCGCGTGAAGCGTGCCGTGGATCGGCATCGGTGCATGAGGTTCTCGATCCGTCGGAGGTGTTTTGTCTTCCTCACGCATGCCCCTGAACGGCTTTGCCATCCAGGCGTCGTACGACCCTGGGGCAGGTACGGGGAAGAGGTGGGTTTGCGGTTGGCGTGGGCGGCAACGCGGATTACATGAGTCAATCGAACAGCGGCACGAACCGAGATTCCAAGGCCAGGCAGAGCCCTTCCGCCAAAGCCCGGCAAGCCACGGCGAAGGCGACGGCTCCCGCGGCGAAGGCGGCGGACAAGGCGGCCGAGACCTCCGGTGACGTGGCATCAACCACGGTGGACGTGGCAGAGCGTACGGCCAAAACGGGCACCGCAATCGTGAACGGTGCGGCTGCGGGCGTCCACGCCGGACGCCAGGCTGTCATCGACGCCTCGGGACAGGCGGTCACCTTCGCCAAGACCACGTGGACGTTGATCGCCCACCGCAAGGCCCTCGTCGCCGGGGTGGGTGCGGGCCTGTCGGTGCTGGGTGCCTCGTCCTACCTGGCGGGTCGTCGTGCGGGGAGCCGCACGCACGGTCCGATCACCCGTCTGACCGGCGGGCGGATTTGAGGCGAGAGCCCAGCGATGGGGTGAACCGCCGGGTTCACCCCACCGCGACGGCTCGGCCATGCGTGACACGTACGGGTCCTCGGTCATTGACCAGTCGGCCGCGGGACCCCCGACTACGACGCTGAGCTCCTGCCGCAACCGGCGGCCGGAGCTCAGCGGGTGGAGCCTCCTCCACCTCGGAGCGGTTCACATCACCCAGACGCAGGCCAGGATCACGCCGATGGTGACGGCGAGCAGCGCCACGCCCAGCCGTGCCGCGCTCCATGCGGAGTCCGGGGGCCGCCTGTGCCGTGGGTGGCTCGCAGGCATGTGGTCTTCCATCTCCGGTTCCATACGAGGGTCAACGAGTCGCATCCACGAGAAGAAACGGTTCTCCTGCTGGCCACGCCGGGCGAGACCGGCGATGAGTCCCCCTGCCGGGCCCTTCGTGTCCAGACGCAACCCCTGAGCCTGAGGCGGGCGTTGGTCTTGGGTGAGGTGCGCTTGATGAGTACCGACTCCGGCGGCCGTGCGTGTGCTGCGGCTCTTACCCTCGGGGGCGCTTTTGTGCGTGAGTGCCTTTGCGGGGGCGGTGTTTGGAGGGGACCTGGCCGATGAGTTCCCAGAAGCACACCAGGGCGGTGATCGGTGGAATCCCGAGTGTCACGAACGCCAGCACGGAATGGGCGGAGTGGCTGACGCACAGGGCCACCGCGATGGCGGAGGTCACCAGCAGGACGCCCCAGGAACGGCGTGCGGGCTGATGCTGAACGGCGGCCCGGAGAATGGACAGGGCCGCGACCAGCCAAGGGCCGTATACGGTAAGCGGCCACCATTGGGCGAGCCGCACCGGCAGGATGAGTTCGGCGACGGTGCGCAGTTGGCTGTAGGTGTAGGTGATGGACCAGGCCAGCAGGCACGCGGCACACACCGCGATGGCGGCGAACAGGATCGTGACCTGGGTGATGCGATGACCTGCCACCAGGAACTGCCTTTTGGGACGCATGCGCCGGCGCGCGCCGCGGGACAGGTGTGGCACCGCGGGCTCGTCCGGCGGTGCGGGGGCTGAGGCCGCGGCCAGCATCTCGGCCAGTTCCTGCTCGATGTCGTGGCCGCCGAGCGTGGTGTCCGGGCCGGTTCTGTCCCAGGCGTCCTGGGCGGGGATCCGGTTGATGCCCTGCTGATCCCATGCCTGGGGATCGGAGTTGTAGGGGTACTGCGGGACGTAAGGCCTGTCCCTGTCGTGCCAGTTCATCGGGATTCTTTCGGTCCGTTCATGGGGGTGTGCTGCCGGAGCGGGGAACCCAGACACTGGCGCCGGTGCGGGCTGTCGATGGCGTGCCCCTCGCACGCCGCCCGCAGGCATTCGTTTGGCATCGTCCTGATCTCGTTCACCTATTCGTCTGACAAGCCGGACGCTTTTCCTCCCGCTCACCTTCGGGTGACGCGCTAGGCGGAGGAAACCTTTCTCCGTACGTAACCGACTCGCTTTACGTCCGCCTAACGAACGTAAATGAAAGGAAGATGCGTGGCGTTCGAGTGAACGGTTCACACGAACGCACCCTGCTGCACAGCATGTTGGCCTATTGACTGACTAATGCGGCGTACGGGCATCGAGGTGCGGCTCCGGACCGCGGCCTGGACCCGGATGCGCTGCTAGTGGCCGGGCGTGAGGATGATGGCGACGGCGATGGTGAGGAGCAGGGTGCCCATCGCGGCGAACACGGTCCGGGTCTGCAACCGGGTGCGCTCCTCGCTGCTGGTGCGAACGGATCGGGCGTGGGGCACGGTCGCGATCGACACGGCGTCGGTGAGGGCGTGCAGCCGCTGCTGCACCGCGCCGGGATCGTCCGGCGCGGGTAGTCGCTGGGCGATGTGGGTGCGCGCGTTGCGGAGTCGGTTTGTCGCGGCCGGTGTGCTCGACTGCATCTCGCGCGCGGCGTGATCGAGGCTGAAACCCAGGCCGTCGCAGAGAAGGAGGGCGCGTCGGTACGGTGGCGGCAGGTCGAGCAGGGCCCGATGCGTGGCGTCGGTGACGGGGAGGTCGGGGTTCCTGCGTGGTGGCCGCAGGCGGTGCCAGGGGGAGAGCGCGTAGTCGTAGGCCGCGGTGCGCAGCCAGATGACCGGGTCGGGGTCGGCGGCGACCTCGGGCCAGTGTTCCCAGGCGTGGTGGAAGGCCCATTCGACGGACTCGAAAGCGAGTCGGCGCTGCCCGGTCAGCAGATAGGTCTGATGGACCAGGCTGCGGGCGATGTCGGCGTAGAGAGCGTCGAAGCCGTCCTCGGCGCTCGCCGCGACCCGCAAGGGCCTCGACCCGTCACTCGCGCGCGCGGTGCGCACCTTGTCGGCGGTGTTCATCCCGGTACTGCATGTACTTGAGTCCACTGGTCCCCTGTGTGCTCACGGAAATCGGTCGGTGCGGCGCGCGTGCAGATGGCGACTGACGGCATTGCAGAACCGTTCCCTCGAACGCGCGTCACATGCCCCAACGTTCGGCGATCACTTCGGTCGCGACCGTCGTGGAGGATCACACGCACCGCCGATTCCTCGCTTGCCTGTTCGTGTCAGCTCTGGGAGTGTCCGGGCGATCGTGCGTGACCTGGTGTGATCTGCCCGGCGTACGAGAGGGTCCGTGCGGGGCGTCAACACCGGTGGGCGCAGAACGGTGGGGGCGAGTCCCGGAGACCGTGTGTCAGGACACCCGCAGGGCCAGGAGCGTGACGGCCGTCAAGCACACGATGCCGAGGAACAGAGACCAGCGTGTGCCTGCTGAAACGCTGCCGGCTGGGGCGGGGCGCGCGTCGGACGGTGTGAAGCATGGGCAGCTGTCGCTGTTCTGAGGGGGAGTGGGCAGCCAGTAGGCACCCCAGAGGCGTGTCGTCGGTGAGGGCTGCGATGTGTCGTCGGACGGGCTCATGCAACGCCCAACAGCGCGGAAACTCCAGGGTTTTGTGATCTGGTGACCTATCACACGAAAGGGAACGTTCCTTCGTTCTGGTGTGTGGCCACACGGCGCAAGGCCGCTCCGTGAGGGACGCGATGCCCACCTTGTCGGTCGTACCCCTTCGAACGGCTGGCCGGGAAGGGGAAGCTGACGTGTCGAGTGTGTGCCGGGCTGTCGTGACAGTAGCGTCGTCGGCCGCGTACGGAGCCCGGCAGAGGGCACGTCATGTCAGAGAATCGAGATCAACGCCGTGTCTACGCCGCGCCGTCCCTTCACATCGCTGCCCGCCGCCGTGAAACAGGCCGTCGGTCATCTCACCGGCACCGTTCATTCGGCACGCAGTGTGAGAGGCGGATGCAATGCGGGAGTCGCGGCCTGGCTGGAGACGGACAGCGGCGACGTGTTCCTCAAGGGTGTGCACGCCGCTCACCCCATGGCGGAGACGTTGCAGGCCGAGGCCCGCATCAACACGTATCTGCCGCGCGCGAGCCCGCGGCTGCGCTGGCAACTGGAGGTGGGCCGGTGGGTCCTCCTGGGCTATCAGGCCATTCGCGGCCGCCATGCCGACTACCGGCGAGGCTCGGACGATCTGCGCCTGGTACGGGAAGCCGTGCACGAGGTGCAGTGCCTCCGGGCTCCCCTGGACATGGAGATGGGCCGTGCGGAGGAGAGATGGGCAGAGCACGCTCCGGAGGGAACTGCCGGCCTGTTCGCCGGAGACACACTGCTGCACACCGACCTCACCCCGGAGAATGTGCTGATCTCCGACCGTGCCCATCTGGTCGACTGGTCGTCACCGACCCGCGGCGCCGCATGGATCGACCCCGCGCTGCTCGTTGTCAGCCTGGTCGATGCCGGCCACACCGTCGAGGATGCCGACGCCCTGGCCGGAGGATTCGCCTCGTGGGTCACTGCCTGTCCACGGGCGAAGGCGGCCTTCGCGATGGCCAACGCCCGGCAGTGGGAGAGTGCCGCCACCAAGGAACGAACGGCCTGGAGGCACCGCATGGCGCGCAACGCGGCAGCCGTCTCCCACCACTTCAGTTTCCGGTGATGCTCCACCGCACTCGCATAGGCAAAACGACTTGTCGACCCTGATGTCGCCCGCAGCCCGGACCCCCGTCACCCGCCGCTTGACAGGCGCCACGATGGGAAC
This DNA window, taken from Streptomyces sp. NBC_00663, encodes the following:
- a CDS encoding hydrophobic protein codes for the protein MVPLLIVLLLALILFGAGFAVKLLWWVALIVLAVWLLGFLMRSTNASGGRGRWYRW
- a CDS encoding ricin-type beta-trefoil lectin domain protein, which codes for MQRLALRCALALSLGLTAAGTLAAPSASAATGTITGLAGKCLDVAGASSADGTAVQLYDCNGTAAQQWTVGSDGTVRALGKCLDVTGSSTANGAQLQLWTCGGGANQQWTVSAARDIVNPAADKCLDVTGNSSANGARAQLWTCTGAANQKWNAPAAGGGTTPPGAAAMAVAPYLYNGWGNPPSPTIVMNATGVKWFTLAFVLSNGYCNPQWDGGRALTGGVDQQTITTVRAGGGDVVPSFGGYSGNKLESSCSSAGELAAAYQKVINAYSLKAIDIDLEAAAYSNGTVQQRTVDALKTVKASNPGIKVYVTIGTGQSGPDTSLINRAASSGLTVDAWTIMPFDFGGAGQNMGTLTQRAAEGLKTALKNAYGYSDDAAYRDMGISSMNGITDDNETVTTADFQTILGYAQTHHLARLTFWSANRDRPCPGAYPNDDTCSGVSQSNWQFTSIFARYTG
- a CDS encoding ThuA domain-containing protein, coding for MKTVRSGSTRALLRVLLLLATLMGLATVPPLAQASTAATPFKVLALYSGTYDAAHIDFDKEANVWFPQQAAANGFTYTASTNWDLLANGGVNAYQVVLFLDDLPQTSAQRAGFETYMRGGGGFMGFHVSAFTTDAAGWSWYHNTFLGSGDFASNTWGPTAVTLKVEDRTSPATVNLPATFTSSVSEWYSWSRDLRQNPDIRILASIDPSSFPVGTDPNQSWYSGYYPILWTNTKYRMLYANFGHNAMNYQTNTRLSSTFASTTQNRFLLDGLKWLGGGGSTIPPTDDPISETAWYALRNGGNDTCVDARSAATANGTAIQQYACNGTAAQQYRFRSTDSGYLQITARNNPAQVIDVTDRSTADNAPLQLWAYSGGTNQQWQPVRETSGRYHFVARHSGKCLTAAGAATNSVQLTQRTCDGSAAQAFQLAVQS
- a CDS encoding GNAT family N-acetyltransferase, which gives rise to MTMVLSTPTAGQVGDAIAALREWQHDDAPMQLHPGDIGWNHRFGTAETAAVVRTWRRDGRILAVGMLDSPTLVRMTVAPDAFRDEDLARRLVKDLSLPERGVLPEGTVAVEAPRGLLLHDLLDEEGWGVDEPWTPLFRDLAEAVEDDSGVSIRAVGLEQAQDFADVLRSAFNTTRPTREYRREMSAAPFYAEARCLGAYDDQGNPTAVVTVWSAGPGKPGLVEPMGVHADHRGRGYGRAITVAGAAALRELGSSSVRVCTPSSNVGGVATYKAAGFTAMPEIADRIRRV
- a CDS encoding DUF2637 domain-containing protein, with the protein product MNWHDRDRPYVPQYPYNSDPQAWDQQGINRIPAQDAWDRTGPDTTLGGHDIEQELAEMLAAASAPAPPDEPAVPHLSRGARRRMRPKRQFLVAGHRITQVTILFAAIAVCAACLLAWSITYTYSQLRTVAELILPVRLAQWWPLTVYGPWLVAALSILRAAVQHQPARRSWGVLLVTSAIAVALCVSHSAHSVLAFVTLGIPPITALVCFWELIGQVPSKHRPRKGTHAQKRPRG
- a CDS encoding aminoglycoside phosphotransferase — encoded protein: MRGGCNAGVAAWLETDSGDVFLKGVHAAHPMAETLQAEARINTYLPRASPRLRWQLEVGRWVLLGYQAIRGRHADYRRGSDDLRLVREAVHEVQCLRAPLDMEMGRAEERWAEHAPEGTAGLFAGDTLLHTDLTPENVLISDRAHLVDWSSPTRGAAWIDPALLVVSLVDAGHTVEDADALAGGFASWVTACPRAKAAFAMANARQWESAATKERTAWRHRMARNAAAVSHHFSFR
- a CDS encoding RNA polymerase sigma factor, which encodes MNTADKVRTARASDGSRPLRVAASAEDGFDALYADIARSLVHQTYLLTGQRRLAFESVEWAFHHAWEHWPEVAADPDPVIWLRTAAYDYALSPWHRLRPPRRNPDLPVTDATHRALLDLPPPYRRALLLCDGLGFSLDHAAREMQSSTPAATNRLRNARTHIAQRLPAPDDPGAVQQRLHALTDAVSIATVPHARSVRTSSEERTRLQTRTVFAAMGTLLLTIAVAIILTPGH